The sequence below is a genomic window from Haemophilus pittmaniae.
AATTTAAAAACGGTGAGTTGAAATTAGTCAACTATCGACTTATCCCGGTCAATTTAAAACATAAAGTTACCAATGCCGAGGGTAAAACTGAATATGTGTTATTTGGTGAAGAAATTCCGCAAGATCCGGAAATGCAAAAATTGCTCCAAACCTACCAGGATAAGGGAAGTGAGTTGCTAAACCAAAAAGTTGGTGAGTCTCATGGAAAATTGGAAGGGGATCGTACTATTATCCGCTTTGAACAAACTAATCTCGGCCATTTGATTGCCGAAGCGCAACGCCAAAAAGTTAAAGCCGATGTGGGGATTATGAATTCCGGTGGTGTGCGTGATTCACTTCCATCTGGTGACATTACCTATAAAGATGTGCTAAAAGTGCACCCTTTTGGTAACCAAGTGTCTTCCGTTGAATTAAATGGCCAAGAATTATTAGATTATTTAAATGTGGTTGCACTAAAAGAAGTGGATTCCGGTGCTTATGCTCAATATTCTGGCATTTCGATGGTGGTTGATCGTAAAGCCGGTAAAGTTGAAAACGTGAAAATTCAAGGAAAACCGTTGGATTTGAAGAAAATCTATCGTGTTTCCTTACCAAGTTATAATGCGGCGGGTGGTGATGGTTATCCTAAACTAACTAAGAACCCAACTTACGTGAATAGCGGTTTCATTGATGCCGATGTATTGAAAGAGTTTTTACAAAAAAATTCACCGATTGATGCCGCAAAATATGCACCAAATAATGCCGTGACTTTTAAATAGGAGAAATTGATGAGTTTGCCTTTGTCCGAAATTCGTCAGCAGATTACCCAAATTGATCGCAGTATTTTAAAGCTGCTTTCTGAACGCCATCGCTTAGCCTTTGATGTAGTGCGTTCAAAAGAAGTAACCCAAAAGGCATTGCGCGATTTACCTCGTGAACAAATCCTGTTGCAGGAATTGGTTCAATTCGCGGAAAGTGAAAATTACCAGTTGGAACCCCAATATATCATCGATATTTTTCAACGAATTATTGAAGATTCGGTGCTCACCCAACAGGTTTATTTGCAACAAAAACTGAATGAACAACGAGAGCAAAATCTGCATATTGCCTTCTTAGGCAAACGTGGTTCCTATTCCCATTTGGCCTCACGAAAATATGCTGCCCGTTATCAAAAACAGTTTGTTGAAATCGGTTGTGAAAGTTTTCAAGAGATTTTTGACAAAGTGCGTGATGGCGAAGCGGATTTTGGCATATTACCATTGGAGAATACCACTTCGGGAATGATCAATGAGGTATATGATTTGCTACAACACACAGAGCTTGCATTGGTTGGCGAGTTAGCCTATCCAATCAAACATTGTGTGTTGGTCGGCGAACAGGACGATTTAACTCAAATCGACACGCTATATAGTCATCCACAAGTGATTTCCCAATGCAGTCAATTTATTCAAGGGCTTGATAAAGTGCATATCGAATATTGTGAAAGCAGCTCACATGCTATGCAATTAGTGGCTCGTCTGAATAAACCGAATATTGCTGCATTGGGTAATGAGGACGGTGGCAAGCTATATGGTTTACGGGTATTACGCACGGATATTGCTAATCAGCCAAATAATATTACTCGGTTTATTGTGATTGCGAGAAAACCACGTGAAGTTTCGCCGCAGATTCCGAGTAAGACATTGCTCTTAATGACCACCGCACAACGAGCAGGGAGTTTGGTTGATGCGTTATTAGTGTTCAAAAAACACCATATCAATATGACCAAATTGGCATCACGCCCGATCTATGGTAAACCTTGGGAAGAAATGTTCTATTTGGAAATTGAGGCCAATATTCATCATCCTGATACTCAAGCGGCCTTGGAGGAATTGAAGCAATATAGCAATACCTTCAAGATTTTGGGCTGTTATCCAAGTGAAATCGTTAAACCGGCACAGGTTTAAGGCATTTTTCCTTTACTAAAACGCCCCCATGAAAATCAGAGTTTTGCCTAAAATAGGATGTAACTCATTGATTTTATTAAGGTTGCTATAAAAAGTTAAAAACGCGCTGATAAGCGCGTTTTTTTATTTATTTGTTAGCCAAAATGACAGCACGGCAAGGCGCGGGATAATCTTCGATAGTTTTACTGTGATCTTGTGGATCCAGAAAATCGATTAAACTCTCATTTTCCAGCCATTCGGTTTTACGCTGCTCGGCTGTGGTTGTGAGTGCCACATCAACACAACGCACGTTGCGGAAACCGACTTTTTGTAGCCAATGAATTAATGCTGACACTGAAGGAATGAAATAAACGTTTTTCATTTTGGCATAGCGCTCGCCAGGCACGAGAACAGTATTTTCATCACCATCCACAACCAGTGTTTCCAATACCAATTCACCCCCCGGCGCTAACTGACTTTTTAGTTGGGTTAAGTGGTCTAGTGGGGATTTGCGATGGTACAGTACGCCCATTGAAAAAACGGTATCAAACACGCCTAAAGGCTGCATTTGCTCAATTCCTAATGGAATTAAATTCGCACGCCGATCGTTATTTAACAGTTTGCGTACGGCTTCGAATTGGCATAAAAAGAGAGCGGTTGGATCGATCCCCACAACTATTTTTGCTCCGGCACCAACCATTCTCCACATATGGTAACCGCTACCACAACCAACATCGAGCACCGTACGGCCAGCCAATGGCGCTAAGTGGGGTAATACGCGATCCCATTTAAAATCAGAACGCCATTCGCAATCCACATGGATATCAAATAAATGGTAAGGCCCTTTACGCCAAGGCATCAGCTGTTTTAAATGATGCACAATGCGTTGCTTTTCGCCTTCACTCAAGGCCTGTTGGGAGGCACTTTGTACAGCCGTTTGCAAATTAATTTCATCGGCCTGCAAGGTCGGTAACTGTTCAATAACTTTCGCCCATTTGGCATATTCACCATGGGGCTGGCTTTGCCATTGTTTGAGCAATGCAGGCAGGGTTTCTAGCCAAGGCGCAAGCTCAGTGGCGGCAATTTGTTGGTAAAACGGACGAAAGTCAATCACGATAAGGCTCCTTAAAAGAATAGGGGCGGCATTTTAGCTGATTTACAACGATTATTCTATTTTCCTTTTCGCTGCCTTTTCACTAAAATGATGCCTTGGAAAATCTGAGGTCTACCATGGAAAGTGCTGAATTATTAATGAATGTAACACCCAACGAAACCCGTATTGCGTTGGTAGAAATGGGCGTATTAAAAGAAGTGCATATTGAGCGCCAGGCTAAACGTGGCATTGTGGGAAATATTTATAAAGGACGTGTAACCCGTGTATTGCCAGGCATGCAATCGGCGTTTGTGGATATTGGGCTAGAAAAGGCGGCCTTTTTGCACGCTGCGGATATTGTGTCGCACACCGAATGTGTGGATGAAAAAGAGCAAAAACATTTCCGCGCGAAAACTATTTCAGAATTAGTACGCGAGGGGCAGGATATTGTCGTGCAAGTGGTAAAGGATCCTTTAGGAACTAAGGGCGCACGATTGACAACGGATATTACATTGCCATCTCGCTATTTGGTATTTATGCCTGAAAATAGCCATGTTGGGGTTTCGCAACGTATTGAAAGCGAAGAAGAGCGGGCAAGGCTGAAAGCATTGGTTGAACCTTTTTGTGATGAGTTAGGCGGTTTTATTATTCGTACTGCGACAGAAGGGGCTAGCGAAGAAGAATTGCGACAAGATGCAGAGTTCTTAAAACGCTTGTGGCGTAAGGTATTGGAACGACGCGGAAAATATCCGACCCGTTCTAAAATTTATGGTGAGCCGGCATTACCACAGCGTATCTTGCGGGATTTTATCGGTACTAATTTGGAGCGAATTTGCATCGATTCCAAATTATGCTTTGCTGAAGTGAAAGAATTTACCGATGAATTTATGCCTGAATTATCGAAAAAATTAATGTTGTATAGCGGTAATCAACCGATTTTTGATGTTTATGGTGTGGAAAGTGCCATTCAAAATGCATTAGATAAACGGGTAGATTTAAAATCCGGCGGCTATTTGATCATTGAGCAAACGGAAGCCATGACCACTATCGATATCAATACCGGTGCCTTTGTCGGCCATCGTAATTTGGAAGAAACGATTTTTAACACCAATATCGAGGCCACCAAAGCGATTGCCCAACAGCTACAATTACGAAATTTAGGTGGGATCATCATTATCGATTTTATTGATATGCAAAGCGAAGAACATCGTACGCGTGTGTTGGAATCCCTCGAACAGGCGCTGTCTAAGGATCGCGTGAAAACCGGGGTGAATGGCTTTACCCAGTTAGGATTGGTAGAAATGACCCGCAAACGTACCCGCGAAAGTTTGGAGCATGTGCTATGTGGCGAATGTCCAACGTGCCATGGACGTGGTCGGGTGAAAACCGTGGAAACCATTTGTTATGAAATTATGCGGGAAATTATCCGCGTGCATCATCTTTTTGCCAGTGAGCAATTTGTGGTCTATGCCTCACCTGCGGTATCGGAATATTTGATCAATGAGGAATCCCATGGCTTGTTGCCGGAGGTGGAAATGTTTATTGGCAAACAGGTGAAAGTGAAGATGGAGCAGTATTACAATCAGGAACAATTTGATGTTGTGGTGATGTAACGCCCCCTCGAAATGCAACGTTTTTCCAAAAATGAATGCTAAGTCATTGATTTTATTGGGTATGATTTAAAAAAGAAAAAACGGTCATTGCTGACCGTTTTTTTGTATTGATTATTGTACCAACAAATAGAAGTTACTATTGCCACGCAGAATATTCAGCGCCACAGCAGAGGGTTTTTGCTCCAGAATTTTGCGTAAATCCTGAGTGTTTTCTACCGCTTGGCGATTCACACCAATAATCACATCACCGTCTTTCAAACCGCGTTGGGCAGCCATTGAACCTGATTTGACATTACTAATTTCCACGCCCTTAACGCCTTTTTTATCGTAGTTGGCGAGTTTGGCGCCGTCTAATGCCGGTAACTCGGCAGCATCACTCAATTGAGTGCCATCATCGGCTTGCAATTTAACGTTCACATTATTGGATTTACCATCGCGTAAGTAGGTAAGTTCAATCTCTTTACCTACACCGGCAGTGGCAATTTTTGCACGTAATTCGGCAAAGCTTCCAATTTTTTGGCCATTCATTGCGGTGATCACATCACCGGCTTTCAGACCGGCTTTTTCGGCCGCCGAATTCGCAATTACTTCGCTGATAAATGCACCTTGTTGAGCGTTGACATTAAAGGCTTTGGCTAAATCTGCATTGAGTTCGCCCCCCTTAATACCCAGCATACCGCGACGTACTTCACCGAATTCCAGAATTTGCTGCACGATATTATTGGCTTGATTACTTGGAATCGCAAAGGCGATACCGGCATTACCGCCGCTTGGTGATATAATGGCGGTATTGATACCGATTAATTCACCATTCAAGTTAATTAAAGCACCACCGGAATTGCCACGGTTTACCGCTGCATCAGTTTGAATGTAGTTTTCATAGGCGCCGTTATCGGAGCCGGTAGAACGACCGAGTGCAGATACAATACCGGAGGTAACGGTTTGTCCGATCCCGAATGGGTTACCAATCGCCACGGTAAAATCACCTACTCGTAATTTATCTGAGTCGGCCAATTTAACTTCGGTGAGGTTGGCCGGGTTTTCGATTTGAATTAAGGCAATATCCGATTGATCATCTTTGCCAACTAATTTAGCTTTGAATTCACGGCCATCTTGTAATTTTACGGTGATTTTGTCAGCTCCATCGACGACGTGATTATTGGTAAGCGCATAGCCTTTGGCTGCATTAATAATTACACCGGATCCCAGTCCGCGGAAATTACGTCCGCCACGTTGACCAAGATCACCGAATTGGTCGCCAAAGAAAAATTTGAATTCTTCCGGAATATCATCAGGCATCGCGCTACGGCTACTTTTAGCTTTCCCTTCAACGGAAATGGTGACAACCGCCGGTTGTACTTTTTCTAACATCGGTGCCAAGCTACCTTGCTGTACGATAGCGTCTGGAATTGTGGCCTGAGCACTAAAGGAACTGCCCAATACACTTAAACCGAGGGCAATACTGCTTAATACAAAATGTCTTTTTTTCATAAAATTCTCCAATAAGAAAATAACAATTCCGAGTAAAAATCGGCGCCTACTCAGACCACAAGATGGGGAAAATGTTCTGTAAAAACAAGGGAATTGATAAAAAGAATAAAAAAATGCGGTGGCTGTTGAAATCACTTTAGGCCGACCGCATTTTGTTTGAATTTTATGTTTAGGAATTTTGTTGTTCGGATTGACTTTTTAATAATCCGGAAGAACCTTCGGAATAATCTCGTGGCGCTTGTTCCGGATGAGATTCACCGACTGCTGTGACTAATTGTTGAGTAAATAGCCCTTTACGACTTTGTTCGCCAAGTAAGGTATTAGAGCTGTTGGCATAGTGGCGATAGAGTTTTTGATAATCGTTAATTAAGGTCTTAAACAATTCGGCACTTTCGGCAAAGTGTTTTTCTAATTGTGCTTGTTGGGTTTCTAATTGAGCATTGGCCATTTTTAGAGCGCTTTCTGTTTGCGCTTGTTTCTTAATTGAGCCTTTGGTGAAACGCAATAGCGCATAGCCTAAAATCAAACCGATAATCAGTCCGATAGCACCAGCAAGAAGAATTTCGGGGGTTAGTGTTTGCATGTTGTCCTCCTTATGTGATGAAGCGAGTCTAACAAAAAAGCCACGATGGATCTTTGCTTGGGATCACAAATTTTACAAAGTTGTTACTTTTGTTTTTTATAAGGCAGAAATAATGACGATTTCTACTTTCCAACGCGGATCGGCTAATTTCGCCTGTACGGTGGCTCGTGTTGGTGGATTTTGGTTATCAACCCAGTTATCCCAAGCACGGTTAAATTCAGCATAATCGGCCATATCGCTTAAGAAAACTTGGGCAGAAAGAATCTTGCTTTTATGACTACCGATTTCTGCCAGTAAATGGTCAATTAACGCCAATACTTCAGTAGTTTGTTCATAAGCACCCTGTTCAAGGGTATGTTCCGGTACTTGGCCGGCTAAGTAGGCTGTTTGGTTATGAATTGCCGCTTCGCAAAAACGTGGGCTGATGTGTAAACGTTTGATTGTCATAGGAACTCCTTCAATAGGGATGGCGCATTCTAAAATGCAGGCCATTTTTTGTAAATTTTTAAATTTGCACTAAAATACCTGACAAAAATATTGAGGTTCTCTGATGAAATTGCTCATTTCTAATCAACATGGCGCCATTGTAATGGCGTTGCTTCCTTTTCTTTATGGTATGTTGCTCGGTAATCCGGTAGCCGAACATGCCTGGTTATTAGCAGCTTGGAGCTTTTTGTATTTAATGACTTATCCCTTTTTAAGTCTGTTTAAGGGGAAAAATCTGACGGAATATCGTAAGTGGACAATGATTTATGGAACGCTTAGCGCATTGTTTGCTATTCCTGCGTTGTTCTATAACTGGCGGATAATTTATTTCGGATTAGCGATGTTGCCATTGGTCGCACTTGCCATATATTTCACAAAAAAACGAGATGAGCGCAATTTACTTAATGATTTCGCTGGGATTTTGATTTTCGCTTTGGCTGGAATGGCGGCTTATTATTTTTCAACGAATGTATGGGATGAAAAAATTTATTGGGTGGCTCTTTATCCTACATTGTTTTTTGTTGGCACCACACTTTATGTGAAATCTATGCTGCGTGAGCGCAAAAATCCTCGTTATCTGCGTGCTTCCATTATTTATCACGGATTCTGTGTATTACCTTTTTTGTTTTTAAATCTGAATTGGTTGGCATTGGCCTATGGCGTACCATTATTGCGTGCAGTTTTATTACCGCAAAAGAAACTTTCAGTAAAACAGGTCGGTCTAACCGAGTTCTTAATTTCGGCAATGTTCTTTGCTTTTTTATTAATCGCAACCCTATAGGGAGTTAATTATGCAATTGGCAAAATATTTTATCGCACTTTCCCTTTTCTTAAGCTCCCCCTTATGGGCAATGAAAACCATAGATTTAAGCGATAAAGCCCATTTAAGCGATGAGCAAAAAATAACCCTAGCGCAAGAGGCAGCGAATAAACAGGATTGGAAAGCGGTATTCAATATTTTGTATCCCTTAGCGCTAGAAGGCAATTTACAGGCGCAAAGTAACTTAGGTATGTTGTATAACCTAGGCCGCGGGACGGAACAGGATAAGGAAAAGGCTTATTGGTGGTTTAGCGAAGCAGCTGAAGGTGGCAGTATTAAAGCGATTAATAATTTAGCGGTAATGTATTATCGTGGCAGTTTTGTGAAGCAGGATGTTCCGCAGGCGATTAAGTTGTTTGAAACTACGGCAATTCGTGGCAAGGATCAGGATGCAATGTTGATGCTGGGGGATATTTATTATGCTCAAAAGGACTACGATAAATCCTTTGAATGGGTTAATAAAGCTGCAGCAGCCGGTAATTTAGAAGGTAAATTCCGCTTGGCTAGAATGTATGAAGAAGGCATTGGCACTTTGGCTAATCGCACGCTTGCCCGTCTGCTATATGCGGATATTTTACGGACAGAAAATGCTCCGGATGAATTAAAAGAAGCGGCGGCGGCCCGGTTAGCTCGATTGTCCCGTTAATGCAAGAGTAAAATTCAGTTATTAAAATAAAAAACGGCGGTCAAATGACCGCCGTTTTTCTCACTAATGATAATAGGATTATTGTTTACGCCAGGTTGTACCGTTAGCGCCGTCTTCCAACACAATCCCCATGGCGGTGAGTTCGTTACGGGCGGCATCGGCAGTTGCCCAGTCTTTGGCCGCTCGGGCTTCGTTACGCTGCTTGATGAGAGCTTCGATTTTAGCGACTTCATCATCGTCAGAGCCGGCTTGTAGGAATTTTTCCGGATCCTGTTGTAGCAAACCTAAAATCGCACCTAATTCACGCAAACGGGCGGCAAGGCCATTGGCTTTTTCAGCATCTTCAGTTTTCAATTTATTGATTTCACGAGCCATTTCAAAAAGGACAGAGAGAGCATTTGGCGTATTAAAATCATCATCCATTGCTTCGCGGAAGGCTTCTACAAAATTTTCACCACCAACAGCAACTGCTTGCGGGTCGGTACCCCGTAAAGCCGTGTACAAACGTTCCAATGCACCCTGTGCTAAATTTAGGTTTTCTTCGCTGTAATTGAGCTGGCTACGATAATGTGCGGTTAATAGGAAATAACGCACTGCTTCGGCATTGTAGTGGTTTAACACATCGCGAATGGTGAAGAAATTGCCGAGGGATTTCGACATCTTTTCCTTATCCACCATGATCATACCGGAATGGATCCAATAATTGACATATTGGCCGCCATGTGCACAGCAAGATTGAGCGATTTCATTTTCATGGTGTGGGAACATTAAATCAGAACCACCACCGTGAATATCAAAGTGTTCTCCCAATTGTTTGCAGTTCATGGCCGAGCATTCAATATGCCAACCCGGACGGCCTGCCCCCCAAGGGGATGGCCAGCTCGGCTCATTCTCTTTGGACATCTTCCACAGTACGAAATCCATTGGATTTTTTTTGATTTCATTGATTTCAATACGAGCGCCAGCTTGTAATTGATCAAGATCTTGACGGGATAATTTGCCGTATTCCTTAAAGCTTTCTACATCAAACATCACATCACCATTATCGGCAACATAGGCATGACCGCGGGCAATGAGTTTTTCCACAATCTCAATGATTTCAGGAATATGATGGGTGGCACGTGGTTCAAAGTCCGGACGCAACACATTCAATGCATCAAAATCCTTATACATTTCTTGCACCATGCGATCCACAAGTTGCTCGCAGGTTTCTTTATTTTCTAGGGCGCGTTTGATGATTTTATCGTCCACATCGGTGATGTTACGCACATAGGTGAGCTCGTAACCTAAAGAGCGTAAATAGCGGGCAATCACATCAAAACACACAAAGGTACGGCCGTGGCCGATATGACATAAATCGTAAACGGTAACACCGCACACATACATGCCGATCTTATTTGCATGAATCGGTTTAAAGATTTCTTTTTCGCGGCTGAGGGTATTAAAAATTTTTAACATCGTGGCTCTCTTAACATTAAAAATGCCGCACGCCAGGTGGCGCGTGTGCGGCCTTTATGGAATAATGGGTGCCTTTCAGTTCAAAGGAGCATTAAATGATCACATTACATACGAATTTCGGCGACATTAAAATTAAATTGGATTTTGATAAAGCGCCGAACACCGCTGAGAACTTTATGAACTACTGTAAAAGCGGGTTTTATAATAACACAATTTTCCATCGTGTTATTGACGGATTTATGATTCAGGGCGGTGGTATGGAAAGCGGAATGCGTGAAAAAGCCACCCAAGCACCGATCAAAAATGAAGCTAACAATCGTTTAAGCAACAAACGCGGTACTTTGGCCATGGCGCGTACTTCCGATCCACATTCGGCCACCGCACAATTCTTTATCAACTTGGTGGATAACAATTTCTTAGATTATCGTGCGAAGGAAATGTTTGGCCGCGAAGTGGTACAGGAATGGGGCTATGCCGTGTTCGGTGAAGTGGTAAAAGGGATGGACGTGGTGGATAAAATTGCCAAGGTAAAAACCGGTAATCACGGTTTCCACCAAGATGTACCGAAAGAAGATGTGGTGATTACTGCCGTTTCGGTGGAATAATGATGAAGGGCGCTACGGAATCAATGGCGCCCTTTTCAATGTGACATCCAAACGCCCCTTCGATTTTTAATTTTTTTCTTAAAATTGAATATAACTCATTGATTTTATTATAGATGATTTTTAAGTCACATATAAAATGTGACATTTCCCCAATTTTCAATCTGCGACCTTAACTATGGCTTTTTTCGATACCCATACTCATCTTGATTACTTACAACAATTTAGTGGCGAGCCCTTGTCGCAGTTGCTTGCTAACGCCCTTGCCGCCGATGTGCAAAAAATCTTGATCGTTGCGGTTAAGGAAAGCGATTTTGCCACTATTCAAGCTATGGTGGAGGCATTTCCACAACAATTGCGCTACGGCTTAGGATTGCATCCACTCTATATTCAAACCCATCAAATGGAGGATTTGGAGCGTCTGGAAGGAGGCTTATCAAAATGCGATAGCCGTTGCACAGCGTTAGCAGAAATAGGCTTAGAACGGGCGATTGCCGATTTATTGAGCGATGAATTATGGCAAAAACAGCAGTATTTCTTGGAGAGCCAACTATACCTAGCGAAGCAATATCGATTATCGGTGAGTTTACATAGCCGCAAATCCCATGATCAATTATTGGCCTTTTTGAAGCGGGCAGACCTACCTCAAGGTGGCGTACTGCATGGCTTTTCGGGGAGCTATGAACAAGCTAAACGGTTTGTGGATTTGGGCTATAAAATTGGCGTAGGCGGTACTATTACTTATGCGCGGGCCAATAAAACCCGCCAAGCTATTGCGAAATTACCCCTTGAGGCGTTAGTGCTTGAGACGGATAGCCCCGATATGCCGGTGTTTGGTTTCCAAGGTCAGCCCAATCGACCGGAACGCATTGTGCAAACCTTTGAGGCGCTGTGTGATTTAAGAAGTGAAGGGGCAGAAGAAATTCGGGAAATGCTTTGGCAAAATAGCTTGAATTTATTTGCTTAAAGCTTAAAGCGATAAATCACCTGATTGGCCGACCCTCGCCAAACCAAGCTCGGATCGGCCTGTTCTTGGATAAATTTTCCATCAATTAGCACATCAATGAAGGGCAACATTTGGCGTTGATAATCGTCAAGCTCGTCAAGTTTATAGCCTGTCCATACCCAAATATCCTTATCTGGACATTCTTTTTTTACCCGTTCAACAAAAGGCAACAAGGCTTCGACATTCCGTGGATGTAGCGGATCGCCACCGGAAAGGGTAAGCCCTTGGCGTTTAATTCGAGTATCTTTTAAATCATTAATGATTTGCTGCGCCATCGCTTCATCGAACAATACCCCGTTATCAAACGACCAGCTTTTTTGGTTATAGCAACCGCGACAGGCATGCGTACAACCACTAACGAATAGTGTACAGCGTGTTCCTTCGCCGTTCACGATATCAACCGGATAGTATTGTAAGTAATTCATATCAGCCCTCAATTTCGCACTAACTCGCGCTTCGATGTTTTGGCGGTTGCATTCGGCGGTCGATTCTTGCATAATAGCGCCCTCATCGCGCAAGCGATTCAATGGAAACCTTCTCGGTCTCTCGCAATCGTCTCCGGTTTACCCGGTCAGGTTCGGAAGAAAGCAGCCAAAGTCGGAATTTCGGTGTGCCGAGAATTAGCTGGGAAGGTTTCCGCCCTACCTTCCCTTCTTATTTATACGCGTTCCGCCAATTGTTTAAAGAACCCTTTTTCTAACTGTAGTAGTTCGGTGTAACTGCCTTTTTCAATTAATTTCGCTTCATCAATCACGCATAAGGTATCGAATTGCTCGATCGCAGTGAGGCGGTGAGTTACCATAATTAGGGTTTTATTTTCAGCATGAGCCAAAATTAAACGCAGAATTTGTCGTTCAGTTTCGCGATCTAATCCTTCGGTTGGTTCATCCAATAATAAAATCGGCGCATCATTTAATAAAATACGGGCCAAACCTAAACGGCGTTGTTCACCACCGGAAAGTGGCCGACCACCATCGCCTAACCAAATATCCAATCCTTGTTCCTGTTCCAACAATTTCGCTAAACCAACCTGTGTTAAGACTTCGCTCATTTTCTCATCGGAAATTTCTAGGGCACTGGCAAATTGTAGGTTTTGTCGTAGGGTATCGCTAAAAACATGGACACGTTGAGTCAAAAAGCAAAATTGCTTGCGTAAGGTCTCCTCGGCATAATCAGCAATTGGCTTACCGGCAAGGTGTAATTGACCTTGGTCTGCATCATAGTTGCGCACTAATAATTGCAGAAGTGTTGATTTACCACTACCGGTTTTACCTAGAATCGCAACTTTTTGGCCTTTCTGAATCGTCAAATTGAGATTTTCTAAGGCCGGATTGCGGCGTTCCGGATAGGTAAAGAAAAGATCCTTAGCTTCAAT
It includes:
- the cysS gene encoding cysteine--tRNA ligase, coding for MLKIFNTLSREKEIFKPIHANKIGMYVCGVTVYDLCHIGHGRTFVCFDVIARYLRSLGYELTYVRNITDVDDKIIKRALENKETCEQLVDRMVQEMYKDFDALNVLRPDFEPRATHHIPEIIEIVEKLIARGHAYVADNGDVMFDVESFKEYGKLSRQDLDQLQAGARIEINEIKKNPMDFVLWKMSKENEPSWPSPWGAGRPGWHIECSAMNCKQLGEHFDIHGGGSDLMFPHHENEIAQSCCAHGGQYVNYWIHSGMIMVDKEKMSKSLGNFFTIRDVLNHYNAEAVRYFLLTAHYRSQLNYSEENLNLAQGALERLYTALRGTDPQAVAVGGENFVEAFREAMDDDFNTPNALSVLFEMAREINKLKTEDAEKANGLAARLRELGAILGLLQQDPEKFLQAGSDDDEVAKIEALIKQRNEARAAKDWATADAARNELTAMGIVLEDGANGTTWRKQ
- a CDS encoding peptidylprolyl isomerase, coding for MITLHTNFGDIKIKLDFDKAPNTAENFMNYCKSGFYNNTIFHRVIDGFMIQGGGMESGMREKATQAPIKNEANNRLSNKRGTLAMARTSDPHSATAQFFINLVDNNFLDYRAKEMFGREVVQEWGYAVFGEVVKGMDVVDKIAKVKTGNHGFHQDVPKEDVVITAVSVE
- a CDS encoding TatD family hydrolase — protein: MAFFDTHTHLDYLQQFSGEPLSQLLANALAADVQKILIVAVKESDFATIQAMVEAFPQQLRYGLGLHPLYIQTHQMEDLERLEGGLSKCDSRCTALAEIGLERAIADLLSDELWQKQQYFLESQLYLAKQYRLSVSLHSRKSHDQLLAFLKRADLPQGGVLHGFSGSYEQAKRFVDLGYKIGVGGTITYARANKTRQAIAKLPLEALVLETDSPDMPVFGFQGQPNRPERIVQTFEALCDLRSEGAEEIREMLWQNSLNLFA
- the nrdG gene encoding anaerobic ribonucleoside-triphosphate reductase-activating protein yields the protein MNYLQYYPVDIVNGEGTRCTLFVSGCTHACRGCYNQKSWSFDNGVLFDEAMAQQIINDLKDTRIKRQGLTLSGGDPLHPRNVEALLPFVERVKKECPDKDIWVWTGYKLDELDDYQRQMLPFIDVLIDGKFIQEQADPSLVWRGSANQVIYRFKL